One region of Mycolicibacterium lutetiense genomic DNA includes:
- a CDS encoding PGRS repeat-containing protein codes for MAKHRAVGTDNWWSAAGPLMTAGLTSAAFASAGVMLLLGPDSPTMQSVTADIRLVNTEGSTGDGGPSSAGSGASQTGNPKANPKANAKAKITSKLKPPTKLGTGRKPTSDATSESPRTAGQQAQDRIRQRAEAATKALTEALDTAAPDPTTAADIAKDTTTGDTRETRRPRGVRSTPGQRSRAVHRANPATADDAKHNASVVGAKPITGVSAGEPGTPAAGEVPNTTIDQVPSGRRVPSTLAAPEIVPVMTAAPATAKTGMNTAIRPITGLLSAVSLGTMVAPDAPTTPDQMPGAWAVMAWVRRQTEQVAAEQVAKQMQRTAPASSVVATSSLPSPPLVPRLAPRLSPINPVQQVNLWIYETAHGGVQAWITSPIGIVVDGVINLAAGQYLIGNGADSYLPGIAGGDGGLLLGDGGDGYNSLISGVDGTDGGNAGWFGNGGKGGHGGASILTGVDGGNAGNGGAGGKIMGIGGAGGDGGAGYYNIVVGQPGTHAGNGGDGGVGRGWLIANGGNGGNGGVGGNGFDGLAALGENGTNAGNGGNGGNGGASKNWIGDAGRGGAGGAGGTGGSGGSGVLGGGALGGGGHGGSGGIGGSGGKGGAAILGLAGTGGAGGASGDGGAGGAGSNGSSSLIADGGTGGAGGNAGEAGIGGVNGAGIFSIFFGGTGQAANGANGNGGNGGKGGNGFNTITAIGTAGNGGAGGRGGNGGVDGNGGTGGAGGKGGNGADGLAALGENGPNGGTGGAGGAGGDGGTRSGNGGTGGIGGDAGNGGSGGSGVLGGGAIGEGGNGGKGGTGGQGGQGGTAALGTVGAGGHGGAAGNGGNGGAGSNGISSVQADGGKGGDGGAAGVVGLGGFNGAGFNQAANGTNGSGGNGGKGGDGFDTLTGVGTSGNGGAGGAGGTGGVDGNGGKGGDGGAGGTGAAGGAALGTSGASGANGGAGGAGGTGGTHSGNGGNGGSGGVGGTGGTGGTGVVGGNTGGTGGNGGSGGAGGKGGAATNGAVGTGGKGGAAGNGGTGGAGSNGISSVQRNGGKGGSGGTAGSGGAGGFNGAGLNQAANGAGGTGGAGGTGGDGFDALTILDTAGRGGDGGAGGSGGVTGNGGAGGAGGTGGKGGNGTIGASLGATGLAGTNAGAGGNGGAGGAGGTTSGNGGKGGTGGAGGTGGSGGTGGLPAFGSNNAAGVSGGGGFGGTAGGGGTGGNGGAGGIAPHGLDGAGGTGGTGGNGGTGGSGQTGANGTAFINGNAGSTGGVGGHGGAAGAGGNGGTSGNNVGGAGGTGGVGGAGGSGGKGGKGYNDNVTQWGNGGNGGAGGTGGASGNGGNGGTGATTGAGGTGPTGGPGGAGGSGGANGGHGTHDGTSGTSGSDGAGGNPGSSTGSQV; via the coding sequence GTGGCTAAGCACAGAGCAGTGGGTACCGACAACTGGTGGAGTGCCGCCGGGCCGCTAATGACCGCGGGATTGACGAGCGCGGCGTTCGCCAGCGCGGGTGTGATGCTGCTGCTGGGGCCCGATTCGCCGACGATGCAGTCGGTGACTGCCGATATCAGGCTCGTCAACACCGAGGGCTCGACCGGCGACGGCGGCCCCAGCTCGGCCGGTTCGGGTGCCTCTCAGACCGGCAATCCCAAAGCCAATCCCAAAGCCAATGCCAAAGCCAAGATCACCAGCAAGCTCAAGCCGCCGACCAAGCTCGGGACCGGTCGGAAGCCGACCTCCGACGCCACATCCGAATCACCGCGAACCGCGGGTCAGCAAGCACAGGACCGGATCCGCCAGCGCGCAGAAGCCGCCACAAAGGCCCTGACCGAAGCTTTGGACACCGCGGCGCCGGACCCGACCACGGCTGCGGACATCGCCAAGGACACCACCACCGGCGATACCCGGGAAACCCGCCGCCCGCGGGGCGTGCGGTCAACGCCCGGCCAGCGGTCCCGCGCAGTTCATCGGGCGAATCCCGCCACGGCCGACGACGCCAAACACAACGCCAGTGTGGTTGGAGCCAAACCGATTACCGGTGTCAGCGCCGGCGAACCGGGCACCCCGGCGGCCGGCGAGGTGCCGAACACCACCATCGACCAGGTTCCGAGCGGCCGGCGAGTCCCGTCCACGTTGGCGGCCCCGGAAATTGTTCCGGTCATGACCGCCGCGCCCGCCACGGCGAAAACCGGAATGAACACCGCGATCCGCCCGATCACGGGCTTGCTGTCCGCGGTCAGCCTGGGCACCATGGTGGCTCCCGACGCACCGACCACGCCCGACCAGATGCCCGGCGCCTGGGCCGTGATGGCCTGGGTACGCCGCCAAACCGAGCAGGTCGCCGCCGAGCAGGTCGCCAAGCAGATGCAACGGACTGCCCCGGCCTCCTCCGTGGTTGCCACCTCGTCCCTGCCCTCACCCCCCCTGGTCCCGCGTCTGGCCCCACGCCTGTCCCCCATCAACCCGGTCCAGCAGGTCAATCTCTGGATCTATGAGACGGCGCACGGCGGCGTCCAAGCGTGGATCACCAGCCCGATCGGCATCGTTGTCGACGGCGTTATCAACCTCGCGGCCGGCCAGTACCTGATCGGCAACGGTGCCGACAGCTATCTGCCCGGTATCGCCGGCGGCGACGGCGGACTGTTGCTGGGCGACGGCGGCGACGGCTACAACTCCCTGATCTCCGGAGTGGACGGCACTGACGGTGGCAACGCCGGCTGGTTCGGCAACGGCGGCAAGGGTGGCCACGGCGGCGCCAGCATCCTGACCGGTGTCGACGGCGGCAACGCCGGTAATGGCGGTGCCGGCGGCAAGATCATGGGCATCGGCGGCGCGGGCGGCGATGGTGGCGCCGGCTACTACAACATCGTCGTCGGCCAACCCGGCACCCACGCAGGCAACGGCGGCGACGGCGGCGTCGGCCGCGGGTGGCTGATCGCCAACGGCGGCAACGGCGGCAACGGCGGCGTCGGCGGCAACGGCTTCGACGGACTCGCTGCCCTGGGTGAAAACGGCACCAACGCAGGCAATGGCGGCAACGGCGGCAACGGCGGCGCGAGCAAGAACTGGATCGGCGATGCCGGCCGCGGTGGCGCCGGCGGAGCAGGTGGCACCGGTGGCTCAGGCGGCTCCGGCGTGCTGGGCGGTGGTGCGCTCGGCGGCGGAGGCCACGGCGGCTCCGGCGGAATCGGCGGCAGCGGCGGCAAGGGTGGCGCCGCCATCCTCGGCCTAGCGGGTACCGGTGGCGCCGGTGGCGCTTCCGGTGACGGTGGCGCCGGCGGCGCCGGCTCCAACGGCAGCTCGTCGCTGATCGCCGATGGCGGCACCGGCGGTGCAGGCGGCAACGCCGGCGAGGCCGGTATCGGCGGCGTCAACGGTGCCGGTATCTTCAGCATCTTCTTCGGCGGCACAGGCCAGGCAGCCAACGGCGCAAACGGCAACGGCGGCAACGGCGGCAAGGGCGGCAACGGCTTCAACACCATCACCGCAATCGGCACCGCAGGCAACGGCGGCGCCGGCGGTCGTGGTGGCAACGGCGGCGTTGACGGCAATGGCGGCACCGGTGGCGCCGGCGGCAAGGGCGGTAACGGCGCCGACGGTCTGGCCGCGCTCGGCGAGAACGGCCCCAACGGCGGCACCGGCGGAGCCGGTGGCGCTGGCGGTGACGGCGGCACCCGCTCCGGCAACGGCGGCACCGGCGGTATCGGCGGCGACGCCGGTAACGGTGGCTCCGGCGGCTCAGGTGTTCTCGGCGGCGGAGCTATCGGTGAAGGCGGCAACGGCGGCAAGGGTGGCACCGGCGGCCAAGGTGGCCAGGGTGGCACAGCTGCTCTCGGCACCGTCGGCGCCGGTGGTCACGGCGGCGCGGCCGGTAACGGTGGTAACGGCGGTGCCGGCTCCAACGGCATCTCGTCGGTCCAGGCCGACGGCGGCAAGGGCGGCGACGGCGGCGCAGCAGGCGTGGTCGGCCTCGGCGGCTTCAACGGAGCCGGCTTCAACCAGGCGGCCAACGGCACCAACGGCAGCGGTGGCAATGGCGGTAAAGGCGGCGACGGCTTCGACACCCTGACCGGTGTCGGTACCTCGGGCAACGGCGGCGCAGGTGGTGCCGGCGGAACCGGCGGCGTCGACGGCAACGGCGGCAAGGGTGGCGACGGTGGTGCCGGCGGAACCGGTGCAGCCGGAGGTGCGGCCCTGGGCACCAGCGGCGCGTCCGGCGCCAACGGTGGTGCCGGCGGTGCTGGCGGAACCGGCGGAACCCACTCCGGAAACGGCGGTAACGGTGGCTCCGGCGGCGTCGGCGGGACCGGTGGCACCGGCGGCACGGGTGTCGTAGGCGGCAACACCGGCGGTACCGGCGGCAACGGCGGGAGCGGTGGTGCCGGCGGCAAGGGCGGCGCAGCCACCAACGGCGCCGTCGGCACCGGCGGTAAAGGTGGCGCCGCAGGTAACGGTGGTACCGGCGGTGCCGGCTCCAACGGCATCTCGTCGGTCCAGCGCAACGGCGGCAAGGGCGGTAGCGGTGGCACCGCAGGTTCAGGCGGCGCTGGCGGCTTTAACGGAGCCGGCCTCAACCAGGCAGCCAACGGCGCAGGCGGTACCGGCGGCGCCGGCGGTACCGGCGGCGACGGCTTCGATGCCCTCACCATCCTGGACACCGCGGGCCGCGGTGGTGACGGTGGTGCCGGCGGCTCGGGCGGCGTGACCGGCAACGGCGGTGCGGGCGGAGCCGGCGGGACCGGCGGCAAGGGCGGCAACGGGACCATCGGGGCCTCGCTGGGTGCTACCGGCTTGGCGGGAACCAACGCGGGCGCCGGCGGCAACGGCGGCGCGGGTGGTGCCGGCGGTACTACGTCGGGCAACGGCGGCAAGGGCGGAACCGGCGGCGCCGGCGGTACCGGCGGGTCGGGTGGCACCGGTGGCCTTCCGGCGTTCGGCTCCAACAACGCGGCCGGCGTCAGTGGTGGTGGCGGCTTCGGTGGCACCGCGGGCGGCGGCGGCACCGGCGGTAACGGCGGCGCCGGCGGCATCGCACCGCACGGCCTCGACGGTGCCGGCGGCACCGGCGGCACCGGCGGCAACGGTGGTACGGGCGGGTCGGGCCAGACCGGCGCGAACGGCACCGCGTTCATCAACGGCAACGCCGGTTCCACCGGTGGCGTGGGTGGACACGGCGGCGCCGCGGGTGCCGGCGGCAACGGCGGCACCTCCGGCAACAACGTCGGTGGCGCAGGCGGAACCGGCGGTGTCGGTGGCGCGGGCGGCTCCGGCGGAAAGGGCGGCAAGGGCTACAACGACAACGTGACCCAGTGGGGTAACGGCGGCAACGGTGGTGCCGGCGGAACCGGCGGCGCAAGCGGTAACGGCGGTAACGGCGGAACCGGTGCGACAACCGGCGCCGGCGGCACCGGTCCGACGGGCGGTCCGGGAGGCGCCGGCGGTTCCGGCGGTGCCAATGGCGGCCACGGCACCCACGACGGCACCAGCGGCACCAGCGGTAGCGACGGCGCCGGCGGCAACCCGGGCAGCAGCACCGGAAGCCAGGTATAG
- a CDS encoding HAD-IIA family hydrolase, with amino-acid sequence MAIGGVLFDIDGVLVTSWQPIDGAAQTLRILADQQIARSYLTNTTTRTRAQIADLLTAAGMDVAADEVITAAALTAEYVRDRYPGARCFLVNSGRIDEDMPGVDVVYSSEFTGPAAPETPDVVLLGGAGPEYNHLTLSWVYDWMAQGVPVVAMHRSTAWNTTDGLRVDTGMYLAGMEATSGRKATAVGKPAPEGFLAAANRLGVDPEEMYMVGDDLNNDVLAAQVVGMTGVLVRTGKFRQSTLDRWATDEFAMQSNHVIDSVADLPELLGL; translated from the coding sequence ATGGCTATCGGTGGAGTGCTGTTCGACATCGATGGGGTGCTGGTGACCTCCTGGCAGCCGATCGACGGCGCGGCACAGACACTGCGGATATTGGCCGATCAGCAGATCGCCCGGTCCTATCTGACGAACACCACCACCCGTACCCGCGCACAGATCGCCGACCTGCTGACCGCGGCCGGCATGGATGTCGCGGCCGACGAGGTGATCACCGCGGCCGCCCTGACCGCCGAATACGTGCGCGACCGCTATCCGGGCGCCCGATGTTTCCTGGTCAACAGTGGGCGGATCGATGAGGACATGCCCGGCGTCGACGTGGTGTATTCGAGTGAATTCACCGGGCCTGCCGCGCCGGAAACCCCCGACGTGGTGCTGCTCGGCGGGGCCGGTCCGGAGTACAACCACCTCACACTCAGCTGGGTCTACGACTGGATGGCCCAAGGGGTGCCGGTGGTGGCCATGCACCGCAGCACCGCGTGGAACACCACCGACGGACTGCGCGTCGATACCGGTATGTACCTGGCCGGGATGGAGGCGACCTCGGGTCGCAAGGCCACGGCCGTGGGCAAGCCTGCCCCGGAAGGGTTTCTGGCCGCCGCCAACCGCCTCGGCGTCGACCCCGAGGAGATGTACATGGTGGGCGACGACCTCAACAACGACGTGCTGGCCGCCCAGGTGGTGGGGATGACCGGGGTGCTGGTTCGCACCGGGAAATTCCGCCAATCCACGTTGGACCGTTGGGCTACAGACGAATTCGCGATGCAATCCAACCACGTGATCGACTCCGTGGCCGACTTGCCGGAGTTGTTGGGACTCTGA
- a CDS encoding DUF1214 domain-containing protein, with protein sequence MTPTSANAGGARFIGRVGTLAVALGIGVAVANGTAIASAETGGPGSSGTHSKATDTTKTDSSTPKKGPRKPSFSDPQKLAKRVSDVAAKVESAVGSTKIGERRSSAASTDRKSDGRESVDEVRQSVSRALTTATDAPRHRRATLDNRPSAEADTAAPLETLTVVTKTVTKDVAEQVVPKSTLRTQAPAAQPIPEMVAAVTERLTPHLPDSPVSPIHDLGMAALLSWSRRDGRPGLVPIGRVNTPEATSQVTSEVTSQVTTQTTSTLATEEQLAAERQVSQIVNTPFVQLAKVVLMAAWYVEAAKNFATVGGPDFTNLSHLNRAATEFANQAATEFLLLNSNDPKLLLQVNPPHSWNGQNAGGTRIWYDNPDTVYRFTGINGASTYKIEGTVPGYDPTDPNTHPTSANTNFSVLTGINGVTAANLNGEELSIRDDGTFTIVVSPDAAPANPEKGMNYLHAPPESTILATRNTLGDWNTESPIALTIEKTAGPPSSLFSQIGGFAIPVIGKTVIENPILMSLVSIVPAFDRAPLLLSSAETAILMLVTGITGENTYMSVATATGAPNTLSAPQHNAQFLSTQLQSAGYFQLKDDEAMIITVDPGDAEYFIVPVTNDWTITDDTRNQQTSLNNSQAIKNADGTYTIVVSKSDPGVANWVSTGGLNQGTISMRFQGVDPDATNMPTVRTQVVKASEVEGIVNDPNNPNYNPEQLNYDRAQQIAERQAGYDRRYTV encoded by the coding sequence ATGACGCCGACGTCCGCTAACGCTGGAGGTGCCCGATTCATCGGGCGGGTCGGCACACTCGCCGTCGCGTTGGGAATCGGTGTGGCAGTAGCCAACGGCACCGCGATCGCCTCCGCCGAGACCGGTGGCCCGGGTTCGTCGGGAACGCATTCAAAGGCGACCGACACGACGAAGACGGACAGCTCGACCCCCAAGAAAGGCCCCCGGAAACCGTCGTTCTCCGACCCTCAGAAGCTGGCAAAACGAGTCAGCGACGTGGCCGCCAAGGTGGAGTCCGCAGTCGGCAGCACGAAGATCGGCGAACGCCGATCGTCGGCCGCATCGACCGACCGGAAATCGGACGGCCGAGAATCCGTCGACGAGGTGCGGCAGTCGGTATCGCGGGCACTCACCACGGCCACCGACGCGCCCCGCCATCGGCGGGCCACGCTGGACAACCGTCCGTCGGCCGAGGCCGACACCGCCGCACCCCTGGAAACGCTGACGGTCGTCACCAAGACTGTGACGAAAGACGTTGCCGAACAGGTGGTTCCGAAGTCGACACTCCGCACCCAGGCTCCGGCGGCGCAGCCCATACCGGAGATGGTGGCGGCCGTGACGGAGCGGCTCACACCGCACCTTCCGGATTCGCCGGTGAGCCCCATCCACGATCTCGGCATGGCCGCGCTGCTGAGCTGGTCACGCCGTGACGGCCGGCCGGGGCTCGTGCCGATCGGACGCGTCAACACACCGGAAGCGACCTCGCAGGTGACAAGCGAGGTGACCTCCCAGGTGACCACCCAGACAACGAGCACGCTGGCCACCGAGGAACAGCTCGCGGCCGAGCGGCAGGTCAGCCAGATCGTCAACACGCCCTTCGTTCAGCTGGCCAAGGTGGTCCTGATGGCGGCCTGGTACGTCGAGGCGGCGAAGAACTTCGCCACTGTCGGCGGCCCCGACTTCACGAACCTGTCACACCTGAACCGGGCCGCCACCGAGTTCGCCAACCAGGCGGCCACCGAGTTCCTGCTGCTGAACTCCAACGACCCGAAGCTGCTGCTGCAGGTCAACCCGCCGCACAGTTGGAACGGGCAAAACGCGGGCGGCACCCGGATCTGGTACGACAACCCCGACACCGTCTACCGGTTCACCGGCATCAACGGCGCCTCGACGTACAAGATCGAGGGCACCGTCCCGGGCTACGACCCGACCGACCCGAACACCCACCCCACCTCTGCCAACACCAATTTCAGTGTGCTGACCGGAATCAACGGCGTCACGGCCGCGAATCTCAACGGCGAGGAACTGAGTATCAGGGACGACGGGACGTTCACGATCGTGGTGAGTCCCGACGCGGCACCGGCCAACCCCGAGAAGGGCATGAACTACCTTCATGCCCCGCCCGAATCGACCATCCTGGCCACCCGAAACACCTTGGGGGACTGGAATACCGAGTCGCCGATCGCGTTGACCATCGAGAAGACCGCCGGACCGCCGAGCAGCTTGTTCAGCCAGATCGGCGGGTTCGCCATCCCGGTCATCGGCAAGACGGTGATCGAGAATCCGATTCTGATGAGCCTGGTGTCGATCGTCCCGGCGTTCGACAGGGCGCCGCTGCTGTTGTCGTCCGCCGAGACCGCCATCCTGATGCTGGTCACCGGAATCACCGGAGAGAACACCTACATGTCCGTGGCGACCGCCACCGGCGCGCCCAACACGCTGTCGGCGCCCCAGCACAACGCGCAGTTCCTGTCCACGCAGCTGCAGAGCGCCGGCTATTTCCAGCTCAAGGACGACGAGGCGATGATCATCACCGTCGATCCCGGTGACGCGGAGTACTTCATCGTGCCGGTGACCAACGACTGGACCATCACCGACGACACGCGCAACCAGCAAACCAGTTTGAACAACAGCCAGGCCATCAAGAACGCGGATGGCACGTACACGATCGTGGTGTCCAAAAGCGATCCGGGCGTGGCCAACTGGGTGTCCACCGGCGGCTTGAATCAGGGCACCATCTCCATGCGGTTCCAGGGTGTAGACCCGGATGCCACGAACATGCCGACGGTGAGGACGCAGGTGGTGAAGGCCTCGGAGGTCGAGGGCATCGTGAACGACCCGAACAATCCCAACTACAACCCCGAGCAGCTCAACTACGACCGCGCGCAGCAGATCGCCGAGCGCCAAGCGGGATACGACCGCCGCTACACAGTGTAG